Proteins encoded in a region of the Takifugu flavidus isolate HTHZ2018 chromosome 10, ASM371156v2, whole genome shotgun sequence genome:
- the hspb6 gene encoding heat shock protein beta-6 isoform X1: MDFILPPTPVGGIQWEKVLPPLIPRLNGTYGEYKWSPNFLLPEPENSHSAGVFCDDSGFTVKVDVKDFNPEDLLVKVIGDFVEVQGKHEEKKKDGPGFTTRQFNRRYRIPKGVHTMALESAVSPDGILIISAPMLHPENTRILT, translated from the exons ATGGATTTCATCCTGCCACCTACTCCTGTCGGAGGGATCCAGTGGGAGAAAGTGCTGCCTCCGCTTATACCGCGGCTGAATGGAACATACGGAGAGTACAAGTGGTCCCCGAATTTCCTTCTACCTGAACCAGAAAACAGCCACTCTGCAGGG gtgttctgtgACGACAGTGGTTTTACCGTGAAAGTTGATGTAAAGGACTTCAACCCAGAGGATCTATTGGTGAAGGTGATTGGAGACTTTGTGGAAGTACAAGGGAAGCATGAAGAGAAAAAG AAGGATGGTCCCGGCTTTACAACGCGGCAGTTTAACCGCCGCTACCGCATCCCAAAAGGAGTGCACACCATGGCTTTGGAGTCGGCCGTGTCTCCAGACGGCATCCTTATCATATCCGCTCCGATGCTGCACCCCGAGAACACGAGGATCCTGACCTGA
- the psenen gene encoding gamma-secretase subunit PEN-2: MNLERLPNEEKLGLCRKYYLGGFALLPFLWLVNVVWFFREAFFKPTYAEQLQIKTYVKRSAVGLLLWVAVLTTWITIFQHYRSEWGEVGDSISFTIPLGIP; this comes from the exons ATGAACCTAGAACGACTTCCCAATGAGGAGAAGCTCGGCCTCTGCAGGAAATATTATTTAG GTGGCTTTGCTTTGCTCCCGTTCCTGTGGCTGGTTAATGTTGTCTGGTTTTTCCGGGAGGCATTTTTTAAACCAACTTACGCCGAGCAGCTACAGATAAAAACTT ATGTCAAGCGGTCAGCAGTGggcctgctgctgtgggtggcAGTGCTCACCACCTGGATTACCATTTTCCAGCATTACAGATCTGagtggggggaggtgggagaTTCCATCTCATTCACCATTCCTTTGGGCATTCCTTAG
- the hspb6 gene encoding heat shock protein beta-6 isoform X2 — protein sequence MDFILPPTPVGGIQWEKVLPPLIPRLNGTYGEYKWSPNFLLPEPENSHSAGVFCDDSGFTVKVDVKDFNPEDLLVKVIGDFVEVQGKHEEKKDGPGFTTRQFNRRYRIPKGVHTMALESAVSPDGILIISAPMLHPENTRILT from the exons ATGGATTTCATCCTGCCACCTACTCCTGTCGGAGGGATCCAGTGGGAGAAAGTGCTGCCTCCGCTTATACCGCGGCTGAATGGAACATACGGAGAGTACAAGTGGTCCCCGAATTTCCTTCTACCTGAACCAGAAAACAGCCACTCTGCAGGG gtgttctgtgACGACAGTGGTTTTACCGTGAAAGTTGATGTAAAGGACTTCAACCCAGAGGATCTATTGGTGAAGGTGATTGGAGACTTTGTGGAAGTACAAGGGAAGCATGAAGAGAAAAAG GATGGTCCCGGCTTTACAACGCGGCAGTTTAACCGCCGCTACCGCATCCCAAAAGGAGTGCACACCATGGCTTTGGAGTCGGCCGTGTCTCCAGACGGCATCCTTATCATATCCGCTCCGATGCTGCACCCCGAGAACACGAGGATCCTGACCTGA